The following proteins come from a genomic window of Gemmatimonadaceae bacterium:
- a CDS encoding DUF2268 domain-containing putative Zn-dependent protease (predicted Zn-dependent protease with a strongly conserved HExxH motif), whose amino-acid sequence MCKPLTAVSALLFMLALPARGQTSNPDSAHLITRDISNFWRAIDHAAGKDTATLIAAIRRDYLENPSPGMFDWIVNRLISQDALGRILEVKGWTRDRAVGAMGASPGTPERAGFDTVVMPAILANAARNLALTYLARRRYYDAIRRNTLAVDTARAVKDSVRAAFRRMSALYPDAQFADVYFLIGRLSSGGTTGKRAMLIGTEMNARDASTPVDELDAWHRAVIGQVDDLPHIVAHELIHTLQGRRTGPHTLLIDALDEGSADFLSELISGKRINNPAYAYGDAHETELWAKFRTQMDSSRTDDWLGQGDRTAPGVPADLGYWMGYKISKAYYDKAANKQAAVREILLFTDANFFLRASGYQP is encoded by the coding sequence ATGTGCAAGCCGCTGACGGCCGTCTCCGCTCTCTTGTTCATGCTCGCGCTTCCGGCACGCGGGCAGACGTCGAATCCCGATTCCGCGCACCTCATCACCCGCGACATTTCGAACTTTTGGCGTGCCATCGATCACGCGGCCGGGAAGGACACGGCCACGCTTATCGCCGCGATCCGTCGCGACTATCTCGAGAATCCTTCGCCGGGAATGTTCGACTGGATCGTCAATCGACTGATCAGCCAGGACGCGCTCGGCAGGATACTCGAGGTCAAGGGATGGACTCGCGACCGCGCAGTCGGTGCGATGGGGGCGTCACCCGGCACGCCGGAGCGCGCTGGATTCGACACGGTGGTGATGCCGGCCATTCTCGCCAACGCGGCGCGAAATCTGGCGCTCACCTATCTCGCGCGCCGGCGCTACTACGACGCGATTCGACGAAACACGCTCGCGGTGGACACAGCGCGGGCGGTCAAAGACTCCGTACGCGCGGCCTTTCGGCGAATGTCGGCCCTTTATCCCGATGCCCAATTCGCCGACGTGTATTTCTTGATCGGCCGCCTGAGCTCTGGCGGCACGACGGGGAAGCGCGCGATGCTGATTGGGACGGAGATGAATGCGCGCGACGCGTCCACGCCGGTCGACGAGCTCGACGCGTGGCATCGCGCGGTGATCGGACAGGTAGACGATCTGCCGCACATCGTCGCGCACGAGCTGATACACACGCTTCAGGGCAGGCGCACCGGCCCCCATACCCTCCTGATCGACGCGCTCGACGAAGGGAGTGCGGACTTCCTCTCCGAGCTGATCTCCGGCAAACGCATCAACAATCCCGCATATGCCTACGGGGACGCGCACGAGACAGAGCTGTGGGCAAAGTTCAGGACACAGATGGACAGCTCGAGGACCGACGACTGGCTCGGGCAAGGTGACCGCACGGCGCCCGGTGTCCCAGCCGATCTCGGTTACTGGATGGGTTACAAAATCTCGAAGGCGTATTACGACAAGGCGGCGAACAAGCAAGCCGCGGTGCGCGAGATCCTGTTGTTCACGGACGCGAACTTTTTTTTGCGGGCGAGCGGTTACCAACCTTAG
- a CDS encoding ABC transporter permease: protein MQIEHWWYTLPLRLRSIFRRRRADAELREELRAHFDRLVEENVARGMPPAEARAAARRQMGSVAYYVDGCQDERRVRVIDELRQDASYAARVLRSNPTFTIVAVLTLGLGVAVNATMFSVVNAVALQPLPFANADRLVRVLSTKDGAPLSGPSWVDLRDIAQTSRSFERLAAYDEWRKNVSGLGSSTMPEQRIVGLVSKEYFETLGVRPIRGRLFTDDETREGNNYVAAIGERLWRDRFGAAENVLGRTIRINDEPYTIVAVMPDVIPAWMELRQTGISIWTPFAKTTATSLEQIRGGDANQPNIGRLRPGVSLEQARADVAGMAHRLAAEHVADRGYGATVAPLADARSGPLARVLVILVCAVAFVLMIACANLANLLLARNAVRQRELTLRAALGASRGRIARQLLVETMVLSLFGGLVGLALSFAGCAVVIRWHPDGWPQLAGVGIDARVFAFAAIVSLLAGVAFGAGPAIATSRVDLATRLRSGGRSVAGDRSGGRARSALVVTQAALALVLVASTAILVQSVSHLEHQDLGFRLDHALKAHIYLPPVRYRDANELTRFSDNLGAALRATPGVRMASVTTGYPPTGARWVQPVSIDGVTNPVSEPTAYLGISDEWFLRTLGVPILHGRDLSAADAGDAPPVAIVNETFERRFFPGATAVGRQVRLGQGQRNNEPPRAITIVGVFRDVKNDGLSKAPQPQVVGLNRQLPEFNIEFKDILLRTAGDPLTTVRDVQESLHKLDPEMPLAEVATLQDVVSSATGGLTYTAGLLGAFALLGALLAAVGIYGVIAYRVTQRRNEFGVRMAIGATPGAILALVLRDGVRLGALGAAIGCIGSIAAGRVIGREAFGVSPVDPLTLGGTAAILVLVAAIASFIPALRAARMDPVRILKG, encoded by the coding sequence ATGCAAATCGAACACTGGTGGTACACGCTCCCGCTCCGGCTCCGCTCGATCTTTCGCCGCCGACGAGCGGATGCCGAATTGCGCGAAGAACTCCGAGCCCACTTCGATCGCTTGGTGGAGGAAAACGTCGCGCGCGGAATGCCGCCCGCCGAGGCGCGAGCGGCCGCGCGCCGGCAGATGGGGAGCGTGGCCTATTACGTCGACGGCTGCCAGGACGAGCGGCGGGTGCGAGTGATCGACGAGCTGCGTCAGGACGCCAGCTACGCGGCGCGAGTGCTGCGCTCGAACCCGACGTTCACCATCGTCGCCGTTCTCACTCTGGGACTCGGCGTCGCCGTGAACGCGACGATGTTCAGCGTCGTCAACGCGGTGGCGTTGCAGCCGCTTCCGTTCGCCAACGCGGATCGGCTGGTCCGCGTGCTTTCGACGAAGGACGGCGCACCGCTCTCCGGTCCGTCGTGGGTCGATCTCCGCGACATCGCGCAAACGAGCCGCAGCTTCGAGCGCCTCGCCGCTTACGACGAGTGGAGAAAGAACGTCTCGGGCCTCGGGAGCTCCACGATGCCTGAACAGCGGATCGTCGGGCTGGTGTCGAAGGAGTACTTCGAGACGCTTGGCGTGCGGCCTATTCGAGGCCGCCTGTTCACCGACGATGAGACCCGCGAGGGGAACAACTATGTCGCGGCGATCGGCGAGCGCCTCTGGCGCGATCGGTTCGGCGCCGCGGAGAACGTTCTCGGTAGGACCATCCGCATCAACGACGAGCCATACACGATCGTCGCCGTAATGCCGGATGTGATTCCGGCATGGATGGAGCTACGACAGACCGGCATCTCGATCTGGACCCCTTTCGCCAAGACGACGGCGACCTCTCTCGAGCAAATCCGCGGCGGCGACGCCAACCAACCCAACATCGGGCGTCTTCGCCCCGGGGTAAGCCTCGAACAAGCGCGCGCCGACGTCGCGGGCATGGCGCACCGGCTGGCCGCGGAGCACGTCGCCGATCGGGGCTACGGTGCGACGGTCGCTCCGCTCGCCGACGCCAGGAGCGGTCCGCTGGCGCGCGTGCTCGTCATCCTCGTGTGCGCGGTCGCGTTCGTCCTGATGATCGCGTGCGCGAATCTCGCGAACCTGTTGTTGGCGCGCAACGCGGTCCGCCAACGCGAGCTCACGTTGCGCGCGGCGCTCGGAGCGTCGCGCGGGCGCATCGCGCGGCAGCTCCTCGTCGAGACGATGGTGCTGTCGCTCTTCGGCGGGCTCGTTGGTCTCGCGCTCTCGTTCGCGGGGTGCGCCGTCGTCATCCGATGGCACCCCGATGGCTGGCCGCAGCTAGCGGGCGTCGGCATCGATGCGCGCGTATTCGCCTTTGCGGCGATCGTCTCGTTGCTCGCTGGTGTCGCGTTCGGCGCCGGCCCAGCGATCGCAACGTCGCGCGTCGATCTCGCGACCCGTTTGCGCAGCGGAGGCCGATCCGTTGCGGGAGATCGCAGCGGAGGGCGCGCGCGTTCGGCGCTCGTCGTCACACAGGCTGCTCTCGCTCTCGTGCTCGTCGCGTCCACCGCTATCCTCGTACAGAGCGTCTCCCATCTCGAGCACCAGGACCTGGGCTTTCGATTGGACCACGCGCTCAAGGCGCACATCTATCTGCCGCCCGTCCGGTACCGTGATGCCAACGAGCTGACACGCTTCTCCGACAACCTCGGGGCAGCGCTGCGCGCGACGCCGGGCGTGCGCATGGCATCGGTGACGACAGGATACCCGCCAACGGGCGCGCGGTGGGTGCAGCCCGTCTCGATCGACGGCGTAACCAACCCCGTCAGCGAGCCGACGGCATACCTTGGCATTTCGGACGAATGGTTCCTCCGAACGCTCGGCGTTCCGATCCTGCACGGGCGCGATCTCTCGGCCGCCGACGCCGGAGACGCTCCGCCGGTGGCGATCGTGAACGAGACGTTCGAGCGGCGGTTCTTTCCTGGCGCAACCGCCGTGGGGCGTCAGGTGCGGCTCGGCCAGGGCCAACGCAATAACGAGCCGCCGCGCGCGATCACGATCGTCGGCGTGTTTCGCGACGTGAAGAACGATGGGCTGAGCAAGGCGCCGCAACCGCAGGTCGTCGGTTTGAATCGGCAGTTGCCGGAGTTCAACATCGAGTTCAAGGATATTCTCCTGCGCACGGCGGGCGATCCGCTAACGACGGTGCGTGACGTGCAAGAAAGCCTTCACAAGCTCGACCCCGAGATGCCACTCGCGGAGGTCGCGACGCTCCAGGACGTCGTGTCGAGCGCGACGGGGGGACTCACCTACACCGCTGGATTGCTTGGCGCGTTCGCGTTGCTCGGTGCGTTGCTGGCGGCCGTGGGGATCTATGGCGTGATTGCCTATCGCGTCACGCAGCGGCGAAATGAGTTCGGAGTGCGGATGGCCATCGGTGCCACACCCGGCGCGATCCTCGCGCTCGTCCTTCGAGACGGGGTGCGGCTCGGCGCGCTGGGCGCCGCGATCGGCTGCATCGGTTCGATCGCCGCGGGTCGCGTCATCGGTCGCGAGGCTTTTGGCGTCTCGCCCGTCGACCCACTGACGCTCGGCGGCACGGCGGCGATTCTCGTACTGGTCGCGGCCATCGCGAGCTTCATCCCCGCCCTCCGCGCCGCGCGAATGGATCCTGTACGGATCCTGAAAGGATGA
- a CDS encoding PadR family transcriptional regulator codes for MTRPPDLVQGTLGLLLLKLLALQPMNGWAIGQQLNRLSRDDLKVTDGSVYQALHRLEQEGWIRAEWRQSENNRRAKFYSLTRLGKRRLAQEMGEWERLSSAIGRVMRLRTVDV; via the coding sequence ATGACCCGACCGCCCGATCTCGTCCAGGGCACGCTGGGACTGCTGCTGTTGAAGCTGCTCGCCCTCCAGCCAATGAACGGCTGGGCGATCGGCCAACAGCTCAATCGGCTGTCGCGCGACGACCTCAAGGTCACCGACGGGTCCGTCTATCAGGCTCTGCATCGCCTCGAGCAGGAGGGATGGATTCGCGCCGAATGGCGACAGAGCGAGAACAATCGCCGCGCGAAATTCTACTCGCTCACGCGCCTCGGCAAACGCCGCCTCGCGCAAGAGATGGGCGAATGGGAACGCCTGTCGTCGGCCATCGGCCGGGTGATGCGGCTCCGAACCGTCGACGTGTGA
- a CDS encoding helix-turn-helix domain-containing protein produces the protein MTHRHRVVALVLETVVPFDLAVPCQVFGWGRPDLGEIRYDFELCGVSRGRVRAAQGFGIEVPNSLAALSRADTVVVPGTSDLSLPIPPAVGAALRRTYERGARVMSICSGAFVLAEAGLLNGRRATTHWQDAPLLSSRYPEVEVDPSVLFVDSGRVLTSAGIAAGIDLCLHVVLADHGAAVANAVARRLVVPQYRGGGQAQFIETPVPATEGSTLERTREWLRKNLSSRRSIGEMARHAHMSERNFARRFVEESGITPAQWLLRQRVLASRELLERSDLSIKQIAARTGWTSPQSLREQFKLHVGTTPAAYRQAFRRPPDADH, from the coding sequence ATGACACATCGGCATCGCGTCGTCGCCCTCGTCCTAGAGACTGTCGTGCCATTCGATCTGGCAGTGCCGTGTCAGGTCTTTGGCTGGGGCCGTCCCGACCTGGGCGAGATCAGGTACGATTTCGAATTGTGTGGCGTAAGCCGGGGACGCGTACGCGCCGCTCAAGGGTTCGGGATCGAGGTGCCGAATAGTTTGGCGGCTTTGAGCCGCGCCGACACGGTCGTCGTTCCTGGCACCAGCGACCTGTCGCTGCCCATTCCTCCGGCGGTCGGCGCCGCCTTGCGACGGACGTACGAACGTGGCGCCCGCGTGATGTCGATCTGCTCGGGCGCATTTGTTCTCGCCGAAGCGGGACTGCTGAATGGGCGTCGTGCGACGACTCACTGGCAAGACGCACCGCTCCTCTCGTCACGGTATCCCGAGGTCGAGGTCGACCCCTCCGTCCTGTTCGTCGACAGCGGCCGGGTCCTCACCTCCGCCGGCATCGCGGCAGGCATCGACCTGTGCCTCCACGTCGTGCTCGCGGATCACGGCGCGGCGGTGGCCAACGCCGTCGCCCGGCGCCTCGTGGTCCCCCAGTATCGTGGCGGCGGGCAGGCGCAGTTCATCGAGACGCCCGTTCCGGCGACCGAAGGCTCGACGCTCGAGCGCACGCGCGAGTGGCTTCGCAAGAACCTCAGCAGCCGGCGCTCCATCGGCGAGATGGCCCGGCATGCGCACATGAGCGAGCGCAATTTCGCTCGGCGATTCGTCGAGGAATCGGGCATCACGCCCGCGCAGTGGCTCTTGCGCCAGCGCGTGCTCGCGTCGCGCGAGCTGCTCGAGCGCTCCGATCTCTCGATCAAGCAGATCGCGGCGCGAACCGGCTGGACCTCGCCGCAGTCTCTCCGCGAGCAATTCAAGCTTCATGTCGGAACGACGCCGGCCGCATATCGTCAGGCGTTTCGACGGCCTCCCGATGCTGACCACTAG
- a CDS encoding ABC transporter permease yields the protein MLDDLRQATRSLARAPGFAIVAATTIALGVAANTAIFSMVEGVLLRRLPYDSGERLVHITQPSNLQADVRFSIPEILDYRGQSRTMDAVVEYHAMAFQLYGLGEPQRLQTGVVSDNFFQVLGVTPVLGRLFRPGEEAVGAPPVVLLSYGYWTSVLGANRNVIGSKFTMNDRVHTIVGVLPPLPAYPGANDIWVPAGACPFRSAPAAMASRTARLPMMFGRLKPDATPAGAAAEIAIISQRLHAAYPGAYPSGSALRVSTVPVREEMTAGSKPLLLILFSTALFLMIVAAANFAGLTVARQLRRGREIAVREALGAGRLRIFRQLAYESLAISIVGGIGGTLLAFSGLGLLRTFATRVTPRAGEIQIDGPVLAFAILTCAVVGLAAAAAPLIRAPGGPTLIDRLRQGNSAAMGGRMEVRIRRAFVFVQVAIAFVLLVAAGLVGRSLQHLQNVDAGFDGHNVLTARVSLNFTKYRSFAPILAFGDQLMQRLASTPGMSESAIANNFPLNNAVSRSQAFMIAGVDAKEGLGAPRGDFTSVSSKYFEVIGVPIRQGRAFTDADRDTSAVPVILSQHLATTYWGDRNPIGTRISTDSGKAWATVVGVAGDVRQTGLDKDVADEVYLPSTIVPPVDIRILVRFRGSSAPIASGLRTLVHSIDPQQAIVAIQTLEDVRGTRLSEPRLTTALLMSFAVVALVLAATGLAGVVGYSIAQRLPEIAIRMALGADSRRIIGLVGRDGLVVVIVGLGAGAVAALLLSKFAKSLLFGIQPNDAATYVVVALVLFATSIAACLGPARRAIAADPAHVLRGG from the coding sequence GTGCTTGACGATTTGCGGCAAGCGACTCGAAGCCTGGCGCGGGCGCCCGGGTTCGCGATCGTCGCGGCGACGACGATCGCGCTGGGAGTCGCCGCGAACACGGCGATCTTCAGCATGGTCGAGGGGGTGCTGCTCCGCCGTCTCCCGTACGATAGCGGCGAGCGGTTGGTTCACATCACGCAGCCGTCGAACCTCCAAGCCGACGTTCGGTTCTCGATTCCTGAGATCCTCGACTATCGAGGGCAGTCTCGAACGATGGACGCCGTCGTCGAGTACCACGCGATGGCGTTCCAGCTTTACGGCCTGGGCGAGCCGCAACGACTCCAGACGGGCGTCGTTTCCGACAACTTCTTTCAAGTCCTCGGGGTGACGCCGGTGCTCGGCCGGCTCTTTCGCCCCGGCGAAGAGGCGGTCGGCGCGCCCCCGGTCGTGTTGCTGTCCTACGGATATTGGACCAGCGTGCTCGGGGCGAATCGAAACGTGATCGGCTCCAAGTTCACGATGAACGATCGCGTGCACACGATCGTGGGCGTGTTGCCGCCACTCCCCGCGTATCCGGGAGCCAACGACATCTGGGTTCCGGCCGGTGCGTGTCCATTCCGGTCGGCACCCGCGGCCATGGCATCGCGCACGGCGCGGCTGCCGATGATGTTTGGCCGGCTCAAGCCCGACGCGACACCGGCGGGCGCGGCAGCCGAAATCGCGATCATTTCTCAGCGACTCCACGCTGCCTACCCCGGGGCGTACCCGAGCGGCAGCGCACTTCGCGTCTCGACCGTGCCGGTTCGAGAGGAAATGACCGCCGGTTCCAAGCCGCTGCTACTGATCCTCTTCTCGACCGCTTTGTTCTTGATGATCGTCGCCGCGGCGAACTTCGCCGGGCTCACAGTCGCGCGACAGCTTCGCCGTGGTCGAGAGATCGCGGTGCGCGAGGCCCTCGGCGCTGGCCGGCTGCGAATCTTCCGGCAGCTGGCATATGAAAGTCTCGCCATTTCGATCGTCGGCGGAATCGGCGGAACCTTGCTCGCGTTCAGCGGTCTCGGGCTGCTGCGAACGTTCGCGACGCGTGTCACTCCACGCGCCGGTGAGATTCAGATCGACGGGCCGGTCCTCGCGTTCGCCATACTGACCTGCGCCGTAGTCGGTCTCGCCGCCGCTGCCGCGCCGCTGATCCGTGCGCCAGGCGGCCCGACTCTCATCGACCGACTGCGCCAAGGCAACTCGGCGGCGATGGGCGGCCGAATGGAGGTTCGCATCCGGCGGGCCTTTGTCTTTGTGCAGGTCGCGATCGCGTTCGTCTTGCTCGTCGCGGCGGGACTCGTGGGGCGCAGCCTGCAGCATCTGCAGAACGTCGACGCGGGCTTCGACGGCCACAACGTACTGACCGCCCGCGTTTCCCTCAACTTCACGAAGTACCGCTCGTTCGCGCCGATCTTGGCTTTTGGCGACCAGCTGATGCAGCGGCTCGCCAGCACACCCGGCATGAGCGAGAGCGCGATCGCCAACAACTTCCCACTCAACAACGCGGTCTCGCGCTCGCAAGCCTTCATGATCGCCGGTGTAGACGCGAAAGAGGGACTCGGCGCGCCACGCGGAGACTTCACCAGTGTAAGTAGCAAGTACTTCGAGGTTATCGGCGTACCCATCAGGCAGGGGCGAGCATTCACCGACGCCGATCGCGACACGTCGGCCGTACCGGTGATTCTGAGTCAACATCTCGCCACGACGTATTGGGGCGACCGCAATCCGATCGGCACGCGCATCTCGACGGACAGCGGGAAGGCGTGGGCCACGGTCGTCGGTGTGGCGGGGGACGTTCGTCAGACGGGCCTCGACAAAGACGTCGCCGACGAGGTGTATCTCCCGTCGACGATCGTGCCGCCGGTGGACATTCGGATTCTCGTACGGTTCCGAGGATCGAGCGCGCCAATCGCCTCCGGGCTGCGAACGCTCGTCCACTCGATCGATCCGCAACAGGCGATCGTCGCGATCCAAACGCTCGAGGACGTGCGAGGAACACGGCTCTCGGAACCGCGCCTGACGACGGCTCTGCTCATGAGCTTCGCGGTCGTGGCCCTGGTGCTCGCGGCAACAGGGCTCGCCGGTGTGGTCGGCTATTCGATAGCCCAGCGCCTTCCCGAGATTGCGATTCGGATGGCGCTTGGCGCCGATAGCCGGCGCATCATCGGCCTGGTGGGGCGCGACGGCCTGGTAGTCGTGATTGTAGGACTGGGCGCGGGCGCGGTCGCGGCGCTGCTGCTGTCGAAATTTGCCAAATCCCTTCTGTTCGGCATTCAGCCGAACGACGCCGCGACGTACGTGGTCGTCGCACTGGTGCTGTTCGCGACTTCGATCGCGGCGTGCCTCGGACCCGCCCGGCGCGCGATCGCGGCGGATCCGGCACACGTTCTCCGGGGAGGCTGA